A single region of the Streptomyces caelestis genome encodes:
- the glgX gene encoding glycogen debranching protein GlgX, with translation MSSAAEQEAVAGHQATEKGRQAAAVNGARRAAPPPTVPARPGAPTPLGARFRVGPDGVAGTNFALWAGGAEGVELCLFDEAGNQSRVRLAELTHEIWHGFVPGVLPGQRYGYRVHGRWDPWTGARWNPAKLLLDPYARAVDGDFTLPPEVYGHVRDWPQQHVADTVRDDRDSAPYVPKGVVVHDDDDWADDRRPKTPWADSVIYELHVKGFTRLHPGIPEELRGTYAGLAHPAAIEHLVKLGVTAVELLPVHQFAHEDHLLRRGLRNYWGYNSIGYFAPHAAYAASGTRGRQVGEFKRMVRALHAAGIEVILDVVYNHTAEAGELGPTLSLKGIDNRGYYRLQDDPRRYADYTGCGNTLHVVQPHVLRLITDSLRYWVTEMGVDGFRFDLAAALARSMHDVDMLSPFLAVIAQDPVLRRVKLIAEPWDVGSGGYQVGAFPPLWTEWNDRYRNAVRDFWRHALPDVREMGYRLSGSSDLYAWGGRRPYASVNFITAHDGFTLRDLVSYERKHNEANGEGNRDGTDDNRAWNAGAEGETDDEGVRALRRRQLRNLLTTLLLSTGVPMLVAGDELGRTQGGNNNAYCQDNEISWVDWGLLQDPGWKALFELTSRLIDLRHRHPVLRRRAFFSGRAQTADGLRDLAWFTSRGTEMTEQDWYAPAATLGMYLSGRDIPGRDERGDQILDDSFLAVLHAGEGPVSFVLPGPPWAERYEVVVDTSLEEQGEAPGVEHRAGTEITMPARAVLLLRVAG, from the coding sequence GTGTCCAGCGCAGCCGAGCAGGAGGCGGTGGCCGGTCATCAGGCCACCGAGAAGGGGCGCCAGGCCGCCGCCGTGAACGGCGCACGGCGGGCCGCGCCGCCGCCCACGGTGCCCGCCCGGCCGGGCGCGCCGACCCCGCTGGGTGCCCGGTTCCGGGTCGGCCCGGACGGGGTGGCGGGGACCAACTTCGCCCTGTGGGCGGGCGGGGCCGAAGGGGTCGAGCTGTGCCTGTTCGACGAGGCGGGCAACCAGTCGCGGGTCCGGCTCGCCGAACTGACCCACGAGATCTGGCACGGCTTCGTCCCGGGCGTGCTGCCCGGGCAGCGCTACGGCTACCGGGTGCACGGCCGCTGGGACCCGTGGACCGGCGCCCGCTGGAACCCGGCGAAGCTGCTGCTCGACCCGTACGCCCGTGCCGTGGACGGAGACTTCACCCTGCCGCCGGAGGTGTACGGGCACGTACGCGACTGGCCGCAGCAGCACGTCGCCGACACCGTGCGCGACGACCGGGACTCGGCGCCGTACGTGCCCAAGGGCGTCGTCGTCCACGATGACGACGACTGGGCCGACGACCGCCGCCCGAAGACGCCCTGGGCGGACTCGGTGATCTACGAGCTGCACGTCAAGGGCTTCACCCGGCTGCACCCGGGCATCCCCGAGGAGCTGCGCGGCACCTACGCCGGCCTCGCGCACCCGGCGGCGATCGAGCACCTGGTGAAGCTGGGCGTGACGGCGGTGGAGCTGCTGCCGGTGCACCAGTTCGCGCACGAGGACCATCTGCTGCGCAGAGGCCTGAGGAACTACTGGGGCTACAACTCCATCGGCTACTTCGCCCCGCACGCGGCCTACGCGGCCTCCGGGACGAGGGGCCGGCAGGTCGGCGAGTTCAAGCGCATGGTGCGCGCCCTGCACGCGGCCGGGATCGAGGTCATCCTCGACGTGGTCTACAACCACACGGCGGAGGCGGGCGAGCTCGGGCCGACCCTGTCCCTGAAGGGCATAGACAACCGCGGCTACTACCGCCTCCAGGACGACCCCCGCCGCTACGCCGACTACACCGGCTGCGGCAACACCCTGCACGTCGTCCAGCCGCACGTCCTGCGCCTGATAACGGACTCGCTGCGCTACTGGGTGACCGAGATGGGCGTGGACGGCTTCCGCTTCGACCTCGCCGCCGCGCTGGCCCGCTCCATGCACGACGTCGACATGCTCTCCCCGTTCCTGGCCGTCATCGCCCAGGACCCGGTGCTGCGGCGGGTGAAGCTGATCGCCGAGCCGTGGGACGTGGGGTCGGGCGGCTACCAGGTGGGCGCCTTCCCGCCGCTGTGGACGGAGTGGAACGACCGGTACCGCAACGCCGTACGGGACTTCTGGCGGCACGCGCTGCCGGACGTGCGGGAGATGGGCTACCGCCTGTCGGGCTCCAGCGACCTGTACGCCTGGGGCGGCCGCAGGCCGTACGCGTCCGTCAACTTCATCACCGCGCACGACGGTTTCACCCTGCGCGACCTGGTGAGTTACGAGCGCAAGCACAACGAGGCCAACGGCGAGGGCAACCGCGACGGCACGGACGACAACCGGGCCTGGAACGCCGGCGCCGAGGGCGAGACGGACGACGAGGGCGTACGGGCGCTCAGGCGGCGGCAGCTCAGGAACCTGCTGACGACGCTGCTGCTGTCCACGGGTGTGCCGATGCTGGTCGCGGGCGACGAGCTGGGCCGCACACAGGGCGGCAACAACAACGCGTACTGCCAGGACAACGAGATCAGCTGGGTGGACTGGGGGCTGCTTCAGGACCCGGGCTGGAAGGCGCTGTTCGAGCTGACCTCCCGCCTGATCGACCTGCGCCACCGGCACCCGGTGCTCCGGCGCCGGGCGTTCTTCTCGGGCCGGGCCCAGACCGCGGACGGCCTGCGCGACCTGGCCTGGTTCACGTCCCGGGGCACCGAGATGACGGAGCAGGACTGGTACGCGCCCGCCGCCACGCTGGGCATGTACCTCTCCGGCCGCGACATCCCCGGCCGGGACGAGCGCGGCGACCAGATCCTCGACGACAGCTTCCTCGCCGTCCTGCACGCGGGCGAGGGGCCGGTGAGCTTCGTGCTGCCGGGGCCGCCCTGGGCGGAGCGCTACGAGGTGGTCGTCGACACGAGCCTGGAGGAGCAAGGGGAGGCGCCGGGGGTGGAGCACCGGGCGGGGACGGAGATCACGATGCCGGCGCGGGCGGTGCTGCTGCTGCGCGTGGCGGGCTGA
- a CDS encoding L,D-transpeptidase: MRHVQGRARRARAALAAVVTWAGLLTGATGCTSDDAGGIAGAFGVPPAPEDVIRVSPADGSRGVRPGQKLRVRVPDGRLESVKVVRSQDAQESPVPGQLSADGLTWEPDDERLALAARYTVDAVAVDGDGRRSARHTAFTTYVPEERFIGYVSPENRATVGTGMIVSLEFNRKIANRAAVERAVRVTARPAVEIRPHWFGRTRLDFRPEHYWKPGTRVTVALRLRDVEGARGVYGLQHKTFSFTVGRSQVSVVDAARHTMEVRRDGEPLATVPITAGAPKTATYNGKMVVTEMLDVTRMNGATVGFKKRDGKGEYDIPDVPHAMRLTDSGTFLHGNYWAHHSVFGRTNVSHGCVGLRDVKGGGSDTPAGWFFDRSLVGDVVEVVHSNDKKVAPDNGLGGWNMGWNAWKTGSAVK, from the coding sequence GTGAGGCACGTACAAGGGCGCGCGCGGCGCGCGAGGGCCGCGCTGGCCGCCGTAGTGACATGGGCAGGGCTCCTGACCGGGGCCACCGGCTGTACCTCGGACGACGCGGGCGGGATCGCCGGGGCGTTCGGCGTGCCCCCGGCGCCCGAGGACGTCATCCGGGTCTCGCCCGCCGACGGCAGCCGGGGTGTGCGCCCCGGGCAGAAGCTGCGGGTGCGTGTGCCCGACGGCAGGCTGGAGTCGGTGAAGGTGGTCCGGTCGCAGGACGCGCAGGAGTCCCCGGTGCCCGGGCAGCTCTCCGCCGACGGACTGACCTGGGAACCCGACGACGAGCGGCTCGCGCTGGCCGCCAGGTACACGGTCGACGCGGTGGCCGTGGACGGCGACGGACGCCGCTCCGCACGGCACACCGCCTTCACGACGTACGTCCCGGAGGAACGCTTCATCGGCTACGTCAGCCCGGAGAACCGGGCCACGGTCGGCACCGGCATGATCGTCTCACTGGAGTTCAACCGGAAGATCGCCAACCGCGCCGCCGTCGAACGCGCGGTGCGGGTCACCGCCCGCCCGGCCGTCGAGATCCGCCCCCATTGGTTCGGCCGGACCCGCCTCGACTTCCGCCCCGAGCACTACTGGAAACCCGGCACCCGGGTCACCGTCGCCCTGCGCCTGCGGGACGTCGAGGGAGCGCGAGGGGTCTACGGCCTCCAGCACAAGACGTTCTCCTTCACCGTCGGCCGCAGCCAGGTCTCCGTGGTCGACGCCGCCCGGCACACCATGGAGGTGCGGCGCGACGGCGAGCCGCTCGCCACCGTGCCGATCACGGCCGGCGCCCCCAAGACCGCCACGTACAACGGCAAGATGGTGGTGACCGAGATGCTCGACGTCACCCGGATGAACGGCGCCACGGTCGGCTTCAAGAAGCGCGACGGCAAGGGCGAGTACGACATCCCGGACGTCCCGCACGCCATGCGCCTGACCGACTCCGGCACCTTCCTGCACGGCAACTACTGGGCGCACCACTCCGTCTTCGGGCGTACCAACGTCAGCCACGGCTGCGTCGGACTGCGGGACGTGAAGGGCGGCGGCTCGGACACCCCGGCCGGCTGGTTCTTCGACCGCAGCCTCGTCGGGGACGTCGTCGAGGTCGTCCACAGCAATGACAAAAAGGTCGCTCCCGACAACGGGCTCGGAGGCTGGAATATGGGATGGAACGCGTGGAAGACGGGCAGCGCGGTGAAGTAG
- a CDS encoding L,D-transpeptidase: MNGRPISGASVGGRHGLLALILGVLLLAVTACGGGGTGSGSGAGAGEGKGADAAQSKQSEAVVGITPKDGAKSVDTSGALKVTAAKGKLTEVVVKDAKGKKVDGEISGDGATWTPSTHLAAATKYTVHAVAKDSEGRTAAEDAGFTTLTPKNTFIGTFTPEDGSKVGVGMPFSIRFSRGITNPDDVEKAIRIKTEPAVDVEGHWFGNDRLDFRPEKYWKPGTKVTVDLGLDGVEGRPGVYGEQDKKVEFTIGRHQVSVVDAKKLTMKVMRDGKVIKTIPVTTGKPGMETWNGQMVVSEMLPVTRMNGETVGYGGEYDIKDVPHAIRLTTSGTFLHGNYWAGGAFGNHNASHGCIGLRDVRGGWDKKVPAAWFFNHSMVGDVVIVKNSEDRIVDPDNGLNGWNMAWEKWKQ, translated from the coding sequence TTGAACGGGCGACCGATATCGGGGGCGTCGGTTGGCGGCAGGCACGGACTGCTCGCGCTGATACTGGGGGTGCTGCTGCTCGCCGTCACGGCGTGCGGCGGCGGGGGGACCGGCTCCGGTTCCGGCGCGGGCGCCGGCGAGGGCAAGGGCGCGGACGCCGCGCAGAGCAAGCAGTCCGAGGCCGTCGTCGGCATCACCCCCAAGGACGGCGCCAAGTCCGTCGACACCAGCGGGGCGCTGAAGGTGACCGCCGCCAAGGGCAAGCTGACCGAGGTCGTGGTCAAGGACGCCAAGGGCAAGAAGGTCGACGGCGAGATATCCGGCGACGGCGCCACCTGGACGCCGTCCACCCATCTGGCCGCCGCCACCAAGTACACGGTCCACGCGGTCGCCAAGGACTCCGAGGGCCGCACGGCAGCCGAGGACGCGGGCTTCACGACCCTGACGCCGAAGAACACCTTCATCGGCACCTTCACCCCTGAAGACGGCTCCAAGGTCGGCGTCGGCATGCCGTTCTCCATCCGCTTCAGCCGGGGCATCACCAACCCGGACGACGTCGAGAAGGCCATCCGCATCAAGACGGAACCGGCCGTGGACGTCGAAGGCCACTGGTTCGGCAACGACCGGCTCGACTTCCGCCCCGAGAAGTACTGGAAGCCCGGCACCAAGGTGACCGTCGACCTCGGCCTCGACGGCGTCGAAGGCCGCCCCGGCGTCTACGGCGAGCAGGACAAGAAGGTCGAGTTCACCATCGGCCGCCACCAGGTCTCCGTCGTCGACGCCAAGAAGCTCACGATGAAGGTCATGCGCGACGGCAAGGTCATCAAGACCATCCCGGTCACCACCGGCAAGCCCGGCATGGAGACCTGGAACGGCCAGATGGTCGTCAGCGAGATGCTCCCGGTGACCCGGATGAACGGCGAGACGGTCGGCTACGGCGGCGAGTACGACATCAAGGACGTCCCGCACGCCATCCGCCTGACCACCTCCGGCACCTTCCTGCACGGCAACTACTGGGCGGGCGGAGCCTTCGGCAACCACAACGCCAGCCATGGCTGCATCGGCCTGCGCGACGTGCGCGGCGGCTGGGACAAGAAGGTGCCGGCCGCGTGGTTCTTCAACCACTCGATGGTCGGCGACGTGGTGATCGTCAAGAACTCCGAGGACCGCATCGTCGACCCGGACAACGGGCTCAACGGCTGGAACATGGCGTGGGAGAAGTGGAAGCAGTAG
- a CDS encoding enoyl-CoA hydratase/isomerase family protein, with amino-acid sequence MTVSLEVAEGVGTLRLDRPPMNALDIATQDRLKELAEEATRREDVRAVVVYGGEKVFAAGADIKEMQAMDHTAMVLRARALQDSFTAVARIPKPVVAAVTGYALGGGCELALCADYRIAAENAKLGQPEILLGLIPGAGGTQRLARLVGPSKAKDLIFTGRMVKADEAKEIGLVDRVVPAEEVYTQAHAWAAKLAQGPALALRAAKESIDTGLETDLDTGLAIERNWFAGLFATEDRERGMRSFVEEGPGKAKFL; translated from the coding sequence ATGACCGTCTCTCTCGAAGTCGCTGAAGGCGTCGGCACGCTCCGTCTCGACCGCCCGCCCATGAACGCGCTGGACATCGCCACGCAGGACCGGCTGAAGGAACTCGCCGAGGAGGCCACGCGCCGCGAGGACGTGCGGGCCGTGGTGGTCTACGGCGGCGAGAAGGTGTTCGCGGCCGGCGCGGACATCAAGGAGATGCAGGCGATGGACCACACCGCGATGGTCCTGCGCGCCCGCGCCCTCCAGGACTCGTTCACGGCGGTGGCCCGGATCCCCAAGCCGGTCGTCGCGGCCGTGACCGGCTACGCGCTCGGCGGCGGCTGCGAACTCGCGCTGTGCGCGGACTACCGCATCGCCGCAGAGAACGCCAAGCTCGGCCAGCCGGAGATCCTGCTCGGCCTGATCCCCGGCGCGGGCGGCACCCAGCGCCTGGCCCGCCTGGTCGGCCCCTCCAAGGCCAAGGACCTGATCTTCACCGGCCGGATGGTGAAGGCCGACGAGGCGAAGGAGATCGGCCTGGTGGACCGGGTCGTACCCGCCGAAGAGGTGTACACGCAGGCGCACGCCTGGGCCGCGAAACTGGCGCAGGGCCCGGCCCTCGCGCTGCGCGCCGCGAAGGAGTCGATCGACACGGGCCTGGAGACGGACCTCGACACGGGCCTGGCGATCGAACGGAACTGGTTCGCAGGCCTGTTCGCCACCGAGGACCGCGAGCGCGGTATGCGCAGCTTCGTGGAGGAGGGGCCGGGCAAGGCGAAGTTCCTCTGA
- a CDS encoding ATP-binding protein, giving the protein MADIEAPLAYVIGPPVRTPLPGVYSPGTAPRGAPGGHDGGMAGLEGMEQPRGHAQAAAARWSPTVEDERALKALELYGNPTEAEVPLPSRPESAATARRLTQVVVLRQWGLTPKTTEDAVLLVSELVGNAVRHTGARVFGLRLHRRRGWIRVEVRDPSRGLPCLMPVQAMDISGRGLFLVDKLADRWGVDLLPRGKTTWFEMRVADR; this is encoded by the coding sequence ATGGCCGATATCGAAGCGCCACTGGCGTATGTCATCGGCCCGCCGGTCCGCACCCCGCTCCCGGGGGTGTATTCCCCGGGAACGGCCCCCAGGGGCGCTCCGGGCGGCCATGATGGGGGCATGGCGGGGCTGGAGGGTATGGAACAGCCGCGGGGACACGCACAGGCGGCCGCGGCGCGCTGGTCGCCGACCGTCGAGGACGAACGCGCGCTGAAAGCGCTGGAGTTGTACGGCAACCCGACGGAGGCAGAGGTTCCACTGCCGTCCCGCCCCGAGTCCGCGGCCACCGCAAGACGGCTGACCCAGGTCGTCGTCCTGCGCCAGTGGGGACTCACCCCCAAGACCACCGAGGACGCGGTCTTACTCGTCTCCGAGCTGGTGGGCAACGCCGTACGCCACACCGGCGCCCGGGTCTTCGGGCTGCGTCTGCACCGGCGCCGCGGCTGGATCCGCGTCGAGGTCCGTGACCCGTCCCGGGGACTGCCCTGTCTGATGCCGGTCCAGGCGATGGACATCAGCGGCCGGGGCCTGTTCCTCGTCGACAAGCTGGCCGACCGCTGGGGGGTCGATCTGCTGCCCCGCGGGAAGACCACGTGGTTCGAGATGCGGGTGGCCGACCGCTGA
- a CDS encoding YncE family protein, giving the protein MHRHLVRSALVVGAALAVLAACGTQGGERASEARGTKAAVPAPPEKKPIKGLPGMPPVLDPEDVYAADRPNKLSPVVKDFPSRVYVPNTESDTVSVIDPKTYEIIETIPVGRQPQHVVPSWDLKTLWVNNNRGHTLTPIDPKTGKAGKEVEVHDPYNLYFTPHGKYAVVMASLDRELVFRDPHTMEIKKTVPVSCYGVNHADFSLDGRYFIVSCEFSGELLKVDTEKMKVVGQQRLPFDGAMPQDVKVSPDGKRFYIADMMAHGMWVLDGDKFTEPTLLPTGKGCHGLYVSRDSREMYVSNRGEGTISVFDFTRDKLTKKWQLPDGGSPDMGGISADGKVLWLSGRYDAEVYAIDTRTGTQLARIPVGSGPHGLAVYPQPGRYSLGHTGIFR; this is encoded by the coding sequence ATGCACCGCCACCTTGTCAGAAGCGCCCTCGTCGTGGGCGCCGCCCTCGCCGTCCTCGCCGCCTGCGGCACCCAGGGCGGGGAACGGGCCTCCGAGGCACGCGGCACCAAGGCCGCCGTGCCCGCGCCGCCCGAGAAGAAGCCCATCAAGGGGCTGCCCGGCATGCCGCCCGTCCTCGACCCGGAGGACGTGTACGCGGCCGACCGCCCGAACAAACTGTCGCCCGTGGTCAAGGACTTCCCGTCCCGGGTCTACGTCCCCAACACCGAGTCCGACACCGTCTCCGTCATCGACCCGAAGACGTACGAGATCATCGAGACGATCCCCGTGGGCCGGCAGCCTCAGCACGTCGTCCCCTCCTGGGACCTGAAGACGCTGTGGGTCAACAACAACCGCGGCCACACCCTCACCCCGATCGACCCGAAGACCGGCAAGGCGGGCAAGGAGGTCGAGGTCCACGACCCGTACAACCTCTACTTCACACCGCACGGCAAGTACGCCGTCGTCATGGCCTCCCTCGACCGCGAACTGGTCTTCCGCGACCCGCACACCATGGAGATCAAGAAGACGGTCCCGGTCTCCTGCTACGGCGTCAACCACGCCGACTTCTCCCTCGACGGCCGCTACTTCATCGTCTCCTGCGAGTTCAGCGGCGAACTGCTCAAGGTCGACACCGAGAAGATGAAGGTCGTCGGGCAGCAGCGGCTGCCGTTCGACGGCGCCATGCCGCAGGACGTGAAGGTCTCACCCGACGGCAAGAGGTTCTACATCGCCGACATGATGGCCCACGGCATGTGGGTCCTGGACGGCGACAAGTTCACCGAGCCCACCCTGCTGCCCACCGGCAAGGGCTGCCACGGCCTGTACGTCAGCCGCGACTCCCGCGAGATGTACGTGTCCAACCGCGGCGAGGGCACGATCTCCGTCTTCGACTTCACGCGGGACAAGCTGACCAAGAAGTGGCAGCTGCCCGACGGCGGCAGCCCCGACATGGGCGGGATCTCCGCCGACGGCAAGGTGCTGTGGCTGTCCGGCCGCTACGACGCCGAGGTGTACGCCATCGACACGCGCACTGGCACCCAGCTCGCCCGCATCCCCGTCGGCAGCGGCCCGCACGGCCTCGCGGTCTACCCGCAGCCCGGCCGCTACTCGCTCGGCCACACCGGCATCTTCCGGTGA
- a CDS encoding MerR family transcriptional regulator produces the protein MIDDGTGLLTIGELARVTGLTVRTIRYWSDEGALPPVARSTGGYRLYDAASVARLELIRTLRELGLGLADVRRILAGEVTVAQVAAAHVVALDAQIRSLKVTRAVLSTVAQRGSSAEETTLMNRLARLSAAERRRIVEDFMAEIFEGIDTADPDIRSRLRFAAAQLPDDPTPEQVDAWVELAELIQDPGFRAQMRRMIEFNAGDRGPDVPAGSSLWFMSRLVQLAAEARRRGIAPEAPEADDVLRELLGSADRSAVLERLTAASDARVARYRELQAVVNGLGPQPTYDEEFAWVVAALQSRAGG, from the coding sequence ATGATCGACGACGGCACCGGGCTGCTCACCATCGGCGAACTGGCCCGGGTCACCGGGCTGACCGTGCGCACCATCCGGTACTGGTCCGACGAGGGCGCGCTGCCCCCGGTGGCCCGGTCCACGGGCGGTTACCGGCTGTACGACGCCGCGTCCGTGGCGCGCCTGGAGCTGATCCGGACCCTGCGCGAACTCGGCCTGGGCCTCGCGGACGTACGCCGGATCCTGGCCGGCGAGGTGACGGTCGCGCAGGTCGCGGCCGCGCACGTGGTGGCGCTGGACGCGCAGATCCGGTCGCTGAAGGTGACCCGGGCGGTGCTGTCGACAGTGGCCCAACGTGGTTCCAGCGCGGAGGAGACGACACTCATGAACAGACTGGCGCGACTGTCGGCGGCCGAGCGGCGGCGGATCGTCGAGGACTTCATGGCCGAGATCTTCGAGGGGATCGACACGGCCGACCCGGACATCCGCAGCAGGTTGCGCTTCGCGGCCGCGCAGCTGCCCGACGACCCCACGCCCGAGCAGGTGGACGCCTGGGTGGAGCTCGCCGAGCTCATCCAGGACCCCGGCTTCCGGGCGCAGATGCGGCGGATGATCGAGTTCAACGCGGGGGACCGGGGACCGGACGTCCCGGCCGGGTCGTCCCTGTGGTTCATGAGCCGGCTCGTCCAGCTCGCGGCCGAGGCACGTCGGCGTGGCATCGCGCCCGAGGCGCCGGAGGCCGACGACGTCCTGCGGGAACTGCTGGGCAGCGCCGACCGGTCCGCCGTGCTCGAACGCCTCACGGCCGCCTCCGACGCCCGGGTCGCCCGCTACCGCGAGTTGCAGGCCGTCGTGAACGGCCTCGGACCGCAGCCGACCTACGACGAGGAGTTCGCGTGGGTGGTCGCCGCACTTCAGTCGCGAGCGGGCGGTTAA
- a CDS encoding EF-hand domain-containing protein, giving the protein MADIEEARKQFEQIDTDGDGFITAAEFKSALARSGDWNVTESVAEVVIKTRDLDGDKKLSFDEFWGYLNR; this is encoded by the coding sequence GTGGCGGACATCGAGGAAGCACGCAAGCAGTTCGAGCAGATCGATACGGACGGCGACGGATTCATCACCGCCGCGGAGTTCAAGTCCGCTCTGGCCCGGTCCGGCGACTGGAACGTGACCGAGTCGGTCGCCGAGGTCGTCATCAAGACCCGCGACCTCGACGGCGACAAGAAGCTGAGCTTCGACGAGTTCTGGGGCTACCTGAACAGGTGA
- a CDS encoding NADPH-dependent F420 reductase, with translation MGARSVRGRTWPPRLRPGTRNSPPVPEVDPAHEGLAKRPRRHRSPEGRGEDMKIGIIGAGNIGGNLTRRLTALGHDVYVANSRGPHTLTALAEETGATPVTVEEAPRGVEIVVVTIPLKAVPDLPSGLFDGAADGVAVIDTGNYYPRQRDGRIAAIEDEGLTESRWTERQLGHPVIKAFNGTYAQDILDRPLPAGDPDRIALPVAGDDEAAKRKVRDLIDELGFDTVDAGGIDDSWRQQPDTPVYGLRGGVEAVTKALAEASPERTPDFRG, from the coding sequence GTGGGGGCCAGGTCCGTCCGCGGACGGACCTGGCCCCCACGTCTGCGACCCGGGACCCGGAATAGCCCGCCCGTCCCGGAGGTTGACCCCGCTCACGAAGGTCTCGCGAAGAGGCCCAGGCGTCACCGATCCCCGGAAGGGCGAGGCGAGGACATGAAGATCGGCATCATCGGAGCCGGCAACATCGGCGGCAATCTGACCCGGCGGCTCACCGCGCTCGGGCACGACGTGTACGTCGCCAACTCCCGGGGCCCGCACACGCTCACGGCCCTGGCCGAGGAGACCGGCGCGACGCCCGTGACGGTCGAGGAGGCACCCCGGGGCGTCGAGATCGTCGTCGTCACCATCCCGCTGAAGGCGGTCCCGGACCTGCCGTCCGGCCTGTTCGACGGGGCGGCGGACGGCGTCGCGGTCATCGACACCGGCAACTACTACCCCCGGCAGCGGGACGGCAGGATCGCCGCGATCGAGGACGAGGGCCTCACCGAGAGCCGCTGGACGGAACGCCAGCTCGGCCACCCCGTGATCAAGGCCTTCAACGGCACATACGCCCAGGACATCCTGGACCGCCCGCTCCCGGCAGGCGACCCCGACCGCATCGCCCTCCCGGTGGCCGGCGACGACGAGGCGGCCAAGCGCAAGGTACGGGACCTGATCGACGAACTCGGCTTCGACACCGTCGACGCGGGCGGCATCGACGACTCCTGGCGCCAGCAGCCCGACACCCCTGTCTACGGCCTGCGCGGCGGCGTCGAGGCGGTCACGAAGGCCCTGGCGGAGGCGTCCCCGGAGCGCACACCGGACTTCCGCGGCTAG
- a CDS encoding L-serine ammonia-lyase: MAISVFDLFSIGIGPSSSHTVGPMRAARMFARRLRNEELLTPTAKVRAELYGSLGATGHGHGTPKAVLLGLEGDSPRTVDVETADDRVGTIRTDGRLNLLGEHEIAFSYDDDMVLHRRKALPYHANGMTLWAYDASGAELLTKTYYSVGGGFVVDEDAVGADRIKLDDTVLKYPFRTGDELLRMARETGLSISALMLENERAWRTEEEIREGLLEIWRVMEACVARGMSREGILPGGLKVRRRAANTARKLRSEGDPKALAMEWITLYAMAVNEENAAGGRVVTAPTNGAAGIIPAVLHYYVNFVPGADEEGVVRFLLAAGAIGMLFKENASISGAEVGCQGEVGSACSMAAGALAEVLGGSPEQVENAAEIGMEHNLGLTCDPVGGLVQIPCIERNGMAAVKAVTAARMAMRGDGSHKVSLDKVIKTMKDTGADMSVKYKETARGGLAVNIIEC; this comes from the coding sequence GTGGCCATCTCGGTCTTCGACCTGTTCTCGATCGGCATCGGCCCGTCCAGCTCCCACACGGTCGGCCCGATGCGCGCGGCCCGGATGTTCGCCCGGCGGCTGCGCAACGAGGAACTGCTCACCCCGACCGCGAAGGTCCGCGCCGAGCTGTACGGCTCGCTCGGCGCCACCGGCCACGGCCACGGCACGCCCAAGGCGGTGCTGCTCGGCCTGGAGGGCGACTCGCCGCGCACGGTGGACGTGGAGACGGCCGACGACCGGGTGGGGACGATCAGGACCGACGGCCGGCTGAACCTGCTGGGCGAGCACGAGATCGCGTTCTCCTACGACGACGACATGGTCCTGCACCGCCGCAAGGCCCTGCCGTACCACGCGAACGGCATGACCCTGTGGGCGTACGACGCGTCGGGCGCGGAGCTGCTGACGAAGACGTACTACTCGGTCGGCGGCGGCTTCGTCGTCGACGAGGACGCGGTCGGCGCGGACCGCATCAAGCTCGACGACACCGTGCTGAAGTACCCCTTCCGCACGGGCGACGAGCTGCTGCGCATGGCCCGGGAGACGGGCCTGTCCATCTCCGCCCTGATGCTGGAGAACGAGCGGGCCTGGCGCACCGAGGAGGAGATCCGCGAAGGCCTGCTGGAGATCTGGCGGGTCATGGAGGCGTGCGTGGCGCGCGGCATGTCCCGCGAGGGCATCCTGCCGGGCGGTCTCAAGGTGCGCCGCCGGGCCGCCAACACCGCCCGGAAACTGCGCTCCGAGGGCGACCCGAAGGCCCTCGCCATGGAGTGGATCACGCTCTACGCGATGGCGGTCAACGAGGAGAACGCGGCCGGGGGCCGGGTCGTCACCGCCCCGACGAACGGCGCGGCCGGCATCATCCCGGCGGTCCTGCACTACTACGTCAACTTCGTGCCCGGCGCCGACGAGGAGGGCGTGGTCCGCTTCCTGCTCGCCGCGGGCGCGATCGGCATGCTGTTCAAGGAGAACGCCTCCATCTCCGGCGCCGAGGTCGGCTGCCAGGGCGAGGTCGGCTCCGCCTGCTCGATGGCGGCCGGTGCGCTGGCCGAGGTGCTCGGCGGCTCGCCGGAACAGGTGGAGAACGCCGCGGAGATCGGCATGGAGCACAACCTCGGCCTCACCTGCGACCCGGTCGGCGGCCTCGTCCAGATCCCGTGCATCGAGCGCAACGGCATGGCCGCGGTGAAGGCCGTCACGGCCGCGCGCATGGCGATGCGCGGCGACGGCTCCCACAAGGTGTCCCTGGACAAGGTCATCAAGACGATGAAGGACACCGGCGCGGACATGTCGGTCAAGTACAAGGAGACGGCGCGGGGCGGGCTGGCCGTCAACATCATCGAGTGCTGA